Proteins from one Rosa chinensis cultivar Old Blush chromosome 7, RchiOBHm-V2, whole genome shotgun sequence genomic window:
- the LOC112176904 gene encoding E4 SUMO-protein ligase PIAL2 isoform X1 — translation MTGTTLTPQAASNLVSLNIGGGAGQQVSASFVNSFRITAVADRLLAHVQSGYRGDAMEFFNLCLSLSRGIDYAVANNEVPAKASDLPVLLRQICQRKNNDVLLAAIMVLMISVKNACSTGWFSEKESEELFSLANEISSRFCGSGDITTGPSCSLSNVEKVMERYYPTMKMGHILASLEVKPGYGTYVLDFHISKSTAYSPQEKISLTYLSFIKVIIVLSLCIFLQRLFVAQTDNMETSSCIISPQQVNFLLNGKGVDKRITCSMDTGSQLPSNVTGMLKYGTNLLQAVGQFNGHYIIVVAFMSIASSLDTPVLKDYVQPIVPSSPDTDIVEGRSKISLNCPISSRRIKTPVKGYLCKHLQCFDFDNFVVMNIRRPRWRCPHCNQYVCYLEIRIDQNMVKVLREVGEKFSQVIISEDGSWKVELEKDDDLDVADKLKETSEKDESTPGLSVMDLTNDDDIEMETASACGPEDVKPLSNTNTAQLEDDFWSGVYLANSGLTPGTQLANCISHSGPSSLQPSLLSDAVSLALNREAGSHRNTDFLMSVMHNQFSTPNNVNSQQLQSANLIGSNEYGISQILPRELGSGLPIVRNPIAVQALPASSPTMGSQQRPRTSFNNSAPNIASLTSQAGQSITSPANVLNAVCSDLERQQHFSRPRMNPVQVSDIASSSLHHGSRTTQNRVPLDRSFTHGQSAVGIPVPSQLQSASRVSSGLQGFTNAHLQQTFNPRPHPTVGQSSSAHSSRSHVMQGSAQVGIGQTPSSLNNQQSFIMAAQRAAQARQSSPMTAQNQTPRTRPSLSVNAAGFRGSAGDQRGNIGGTVQAVSGADGLGNSPSEQNWRPTGRMRGSLSGQAYSAALNQFIIRPTQPTETARPAPHLTPPSHLTTPSHLTPPPHLTPPPHLTRPPHLTRSSHLTSPPSVPSQLPSNMSAQVPQLPNNHPQ, via the exons ATGACCGGAACAACGCTTACACCGCAGGCGGCGAGTAACTTAGTCAGTCTCAATATTGGTGGCGGCGCCGGGCAGCAGGTCTCGGCTTCGTTCGTCAACTCCTTCCGAATCACCGCCGTCGCCGACCGGCTGCTCGCTCACGTCCAGTCTGGTTATCGCGGCGATGCCATGGAGTTCTTCAACCTCTGCCTCTCTCTTTCCAG AGGAATTGACTATGCCGTTGCGAACAATGAGGTTCCGGCGAAGGCGTCCGATTTGCCTGTTCTGTTGAGACAG ATATGCCAAAGGAAAAACAATGACGTTTTGCTAGCTGCTATCATGGTGCTGATGATATCTGTGAAG AATGCTTGTAGTACTGGATGGTTTTCGGAGAAGGAGAGTGAAGAGCTATTTTCTTTAGCTAATGAG ATCTCCAGTAGGTTCTGTGGCTCGGGGGATATTACAACCGGACCTAGCTGTTCTCTTTCTAATGTTGAAAAAGTTATGGAGAG ATATTATCCAACGATGAAGATGGGCCACATTCTTGCCTCTCTCGAAGTTAAG CCTGGATATGGAACGTACGTGCTTGATTTCCATATTTCAAAGAGTACCGCGTATTCTCCTCAAGAAAAAATT AGCTTGACCTACCTGTCATTTATAAAAGTCATCATTGTTCTTAGCCTCTGTATTTTCCTGCAGCGGTTATTTGTTGCACAAACAGATAATATGGAGACATCTTCTTGTATTATAAGTCCCCAACAAGTGAA CTTTCTTCTCAATGGAAAGGGAGTAGATAAAAGGATCACTTGTTCAATG GATACTGGATCACAGTTGCCTTCAAATGTGACTGGAATGCTTAAATATGGAACAAATCTTCTTCAAGCTGTGGGCCAGTTCAATG GTCACTATATCATAGTGGTTGCCTTTATGAGCATCGCATCATCACTTGACACCCCAGTACTGAAAGATTATGTTCAGCCCATCGTACCTTCCTCACCAG ATACTGATATAGTTGAGGGGCGATCAAAAATATCACTTAATTGTCCCATAAG CTCTAGGCGTATCAAAACTCCTGTTAAAGGATATTTGTGCAAACATCTTCAG TGCTTCGACTTCGATAACTTTGTGGTTATGAATATAAGACGACCAAGGTGGCGCTGCCCCCATTGTAATCAGTATGTCTGCTATTTAGAAATTCGGATCGATCAAAATATGGTCAAG GTCCTGAGAGAGGTAGGAGAGAAATTTTCTCAAGTAATTATCTCTGAAGATGGATCATGGAAGGTTGAGTTGGAAAAAGATGATGATCTAGATGTGGCAGACAAACTGAAAGAAACATCTGAGAAGGATGAAAGTACTCCAGGTCTTAGTGTTATGGATCTTACCAATGATGATGATATTGAGATGGAAACGGCTAGTGCTTGTGGACCTGAAGATGTGAAACCTTTGAGCAATACAAACACTGCTCAGCTAGAGGATGACTTTTGGTCTGGAGTTTACTTGGCTAATAGCGGGCTCACCCCTGGCACACAATTGGCTAATTGTATCTCTCACTCTGGTCCCAGTTCTTTACAACCTTCCTTGTTGTCTGATGCTGTTTCTCTTGCACTTAATCGAGAAGCTGGGAGTCATAGGAACACAGATTTTTTGATGTCTGTAATGCATAATCAATTTTCTACTCCCAATAATGTGAACTCACAACAGTTGCAATCTGCAAATCTGATTGGTAGCAATGAGTATGGGATATCACAAATATTACCCAGAGAACTGGGCTCCGGGCTGCCAATAGTAAGGAATCCAATAGCAGTCCAGGCCCTTCCAGCATCGTCCCCAACAATGGGCTCGCAACAAAGACCCAGAACTAGTTTCAATAACTCAGCTCCCAATATTGCCTCCCTCACTTCTCAGGCCGGCCAGTCTATCACTTCCCCAGCAAATGTTCTCAATGCAGTATGTAGCGACTTGGAAAGGCAACAGCACTTCTCTAGGCCCCGAATGAATCCAGTTCAAGTGTCAGACATTGCTTCATCTTCATTGCATCATGGCTCAAGAACAACACAG AATCGGGTTCCCCTAGATCGGTCCTTTACTCATGGTCAATCTGCTGTTGGCATTCCGGTTCCAAGCCAATTGCAAAGTGCTAGCAGAGTATCTTCGGGGCTCCAGGGGTTCACAAATGCACACCTACAGCAAACTTTTAATCCGAGGCCTCACCCAACTGTGGGCCAGTCTTCAAGTGCACATTCCTCGCGGTCCCATGTGATGCAGGGGAGTGCACAAGTTGGAATTGGTCAAACACCAAGTTCTTTAAACAACCAACAGAGTTTCATAATGGCTGCTCAGCGAGCTGCTCAGGCCAGGCAGTCTTCACCAATGACAGCACAAAATCAAACTCCCAGAACCAGGCCATCTTTGTCTGTAAATGCTGCAGGGTTTAGAGGATCGGCAGGGGATCAGCGTGGAAACATTGGAGGAACTGTCCAAGCAGTTTCAGGGGCTGATGGGTTGGGGAATTCACCATCTGAACAGAATTGGCGACCAACAGGTCGAATGCGTGGAAGTCTCTCAGGTCAGGCTTATAGTGCTGCTTTGAACCAGTTCATAATTCGGCCAACCCAACCAACTGAAACTGCGAGACCTGCACCACACCTGACTCCTCCCTCACACCTGACCACTCCATCACACCTGACCCCTCCTCCACACCTGACCCCTCCCCCACACCTGACCCGTCCTCCACACCTGACCCGTTCCTCACACCTGACCTCTCCACCATCTGTTCCATCCCAGCTGCCTTCTAATATGAGCGCTCAGGTTCCTCAACTACCTAATAATCATCCTCAATAG
- the LOC112176904 gene encoding E4 SUMO-protein ligase PIAL2 isoform X2: MTGTTLTPQAASNLVSLNIGGGAGQQVSASFVNSFRITAVADRLLAHVQSGYRGDAMEFFNLCLSLSRGIDYAVANNEVPAKASDLPVLLRQICQRKNNDVLLAAIMVLMISVKNACSTGWFSEKESEELFSLANEISSRFCGSGDITTGPSCSLSNVEKVMERYYPTMKMGHILASLEVKPGYGTYVLDFHISKSTAYSPQEKIRLFVAQTDNMETSSCIISPQQVNFLLNGKGVDKRITCSMDTGSQLPSNVTGMLKYGTNLLQAVGQFNGHYIIVVAFMSIASSLDTPVLKDYVQPIVPSSPDTDIVEGRSKISLNCPISSRRIKTPVKGYLCKHLQCFDFDNFVVMNIRRPRWRCPHCNQYVCYLEIRIDQNMVKVLREVGEKFSQVIISEDGSWKVELEKDDDLDVADKLKETSEKDESTPGLSVMDLTNDDDIEMETASACGPEDVKPLSNTNTAQLEDDFWSGVYLANSGLTPGTQLANCISHSGPSSLQPSLLSDAVSLALNREAGSHRNTDFLMSVMHNQFSTPNNVNSQQLQSANLIGSNEYGISQILPRELGSGLPIVRNPIAVQALPASSPTMGSQQRPRTSFNNSAPNIASLTSQAGQSITSPANVLNAVCSDLERQQHFSRPRMNPVQVSDIASSSLHHGSRTTQNRVPLDRSFTHGQSAVGIPVPSQLQSASRVSSGLQGFTNAHLQQTFNPRPHPTVGQSSSAHSSRSHVMQGSAQVGIGQTPSSLNNQQSFIMAAQRAAQARQSSPMTAQNQTPRTRPSLSVNAAGFRGSAGDQRGNIGGTVQAVSGADGLGNSPSEQNWRPTGRMRGSLSGQAYSAALNQFIIRPTQPTETARPAPHLTPPSHLTTPSHLTPPPHLTPPPHLTRPPHLTRSSHLTSPPSVPSQLPSNMSAQVPQLPNNHPQ; this comes from the exons ATGACCGGAACAACGCTTACACCGCAGGCGGCGAGTAACTTAGTCAGTCTCAATATTGGTGGCGGCGCCGGGCAGCAGGTCTCGGCTTCGTTCGTCAACTCCTTCCGAATCACCGCCGTCGCCGACCGGCTGCTCGCTCACGTCCAGTCTGGTTATCGCGGCGATGCCATGGAGTTCTTCAACCTCTGCCTCTCTCTTTCCAG AGGAATTGACTATGCCGTTGCGAACAATGAGGTTCCGGCGAAGGCGTCCGATTTGCCTGTTCTGTTGAGACAG ATATGCCAAAGGAAAAACAATGACGTTTTGCTAGCTGCTATCATGGTGCTGATGATATCTGTGAAG AATGCTTGTAGTACTGGATGGTTTTCGGAGAAGGAGAGTGAAGAGCTATTTTCTTTAGCTAATGAG ATCTCCAGTAGGTTCTGTGGCTCGGGGGATATTACAACCGGACCTAGCTGTTCTCTTTCTAATGTTGAAAAAGTTATGGAGAG ATATTATCCAACGATGAAGATGGGCCACATTCTTGCCTCTCTCGAAGTTAAG CCTGGATATGGAACGTACGTGCTTGATTTCCATATTTCAAAGAGTACCGCGTATTCTCCTCAAGAAAAAATT CGGTTATTTGTTGCACAAACAGATAATATGGAGACATCTTCTTGTATTATAAGTCCCCAACAAGTGAA CTTTCTTCTCAATGGAAAGGGAGTAGATAAAAGGATCACTTGTTCAATG GATACTGGATCACAGTTGCCTTCAAATGTGACTGGAATGCTTAAATATGGAACAAATCTTCTTCAAGCTGTGGGCCAGTTCAATG GTCACTATATCATAGTGGTTGCCTTTATGAGCATCGCATCATCACTTGACACCCCAGTACTGAAAGATTATGTTCAGCCCATCGTACCTTCCTCACCAG ATACTGATATAGTTGAGGGGCGATCAAAAATATCACTTAATTGTCCCATAAG CTCTAGGCGTATCAAAACTCCTGTTAAAGGATATTTGTGCAAACATCTTCAG TGCTTCGACTTCGATAACTTTGTGGTTATGAATATAAGACGACCAAGGTGGCGCTGCCCCCATTGTAATCAGTATGTCTGCTATTTAGAAATTCGGATCGATCAAAATATGGTCAAG GTCCTGAGAGAGGTAGGAGAGAAATTTTCTCAAGTAATTATCTCTGAAGATGGATCATGGAAGGTTGAGTTGGAAAAAGATGATGATCTAGATGTGGCAGACAAACTGAAAGAAACATCTGAGAAGGATGAAAGTACTCCAGGTCTTAGTGTTATGGATCTTACCAATGATGATGATATTGAGATGGAAACGGCTAGTGCTTGTGGACCTGAAGATGTGAAACCTTTGAGCAATACAAACACTGCTCAGCTAGAGGATGACTTTTGGTCTGGAGTTTACTTGGCTAATAGCGGGCTCACCCCTGGCACACAATTGGCTAATTGTATCTCTCACTCTGGTCCCAGTTCTTTACAACCTTCCTTGTTGTCTGATGCTGTTTCTCTTGCACTTAATCGAGAAGCTGGGAGTCATAGGAACACAGATTTTTTGATGTCTGTAATGCATAATCAATTTTCTACTCCCAATAATGTGAACTCACAACAGTTGCAATCTGCAAATCTGATTGGTAGCAATGAGTATGGGATATCACAAATATTACCCAGAGAACTGGGCTCCGGGCTGCCAATAGTAAGGAATCCAATAGCAGTCCAGGCCCTTCCAGCATCGTCCCCAACAATGGGCTCGCAACAAAGACCCAGAACTAGTTTCAATAACTCAGCTCCCAATATTGCCTCCCTCACTTCTCAGGCCGGCCAGTCTATCACTTCCCCAGCAAATGTTCTCAATGCAGTATGTAGCGACTTGGAAAGGCAACAGCACTTCTCTAGGCCCCGAATGAATCCAGTTCAAGTGTCAGACATTGCTTCATCTTCATTGCATCATGGCTCAAGAACAACACAG AATCGGGTTCCCCTAGATCGGTCCTTTACTCATGGTCAATCTGCTGTTGGCATTCCGGTTCCAAGCCAATTGCAAAGTGCTAGCAGAGTATCTTCGGGGCTCCAGGGGTTCACAAATGCACACCTACAGCAAACTTTTAATCCGAGGCCTCACCCAACTGTGGGCCAGTCTTCAAGTGCACATTCCTCGCGGTCCCATGTGATGCAGGGGAGTGCACAAGTTGGAATTGGTCAAACACCAAGTTCTTTAAACAACCAACAGAGTTTCATAATGGCTGCTCAGCGAGCTGCTCAGGCCAGGCAGTCTTCACCAATGACAGCACAAAATCAAACTCCCAGAACCAGGCCATCTTTGTCTGTAAATGCTGCAGGGTTTAGAGGATCGGCAGGGGATCAGCGTGGAAACATTGGAGGAACTGTCCAAGCAGTTTCAGGGGCTGATGGGTTGGGGAATTCACCATCTGAACAGAATTGGCGACCAACAGGTCGAATGCGTGGAAGTCTCTCAGGTCAGGCTTATAGTGCTGCTTTGAACCAGTTCATAATTCGGCCAACCCAACCAACTGAAACTGCGAGACCTGCACCACACCTGACTCCTCCCTCACACCTGACCACTCCATCACACCTGACCCCTCCTCCACACCTGACCCCTCCCCCACACCTGACCCGTCCTCCACACCTGACCCGTTCCTCACACCTGACCTCTCCACCATCTGTTCCATCCCAGCTGCCTTCTAATATGAGCGCTCAGGTTCCTCAACTACCTAATAATCATCCTCAATAG
- the LOC112176338 gene encoding LOW QUALITY PROTEIN: uncharacterized protein LOC112176338 (The sequence of the model RefSeq protein was modified relative to this genomic sequence to represent the inferred CDS: inserted 1 base in 1 codon), with protein MKCRSVACIWSATPPSHRVTAAAVLXPPPTLYTGGSDGSLIWWNLHSSHSTSELVPIAMLCGHAAAIADLAICDPLAVSESEKRDSLSNAELNSSCGALISACVDGMLCVWSRSSGHCRRRRKLPPWVGSPSMVRTLPSNPRYMCVACCFVDTVHLNDHHSVESSEVLVDREAQHKKPSKCTVVVVDSYTLSIVQTIFHGNLSIGSLKFMDVVLLTEDQEKHSVVMADSFGRLQLVSLPKEPHQDREGGTGSHTGSQMENTVCAEGLSEGGQVMSIATCENVIAFVLKSRCIFRLLPTGTIIGEISFMDNNLVCKESNSTQSHFVGGIFLKTEDLEAQEPHGIFSRTFAVWNNTGLSIVYLISYVRDTFKCERLCEIPASTYPLDVRLSVSFIQLSHYILRIESVYLIGEEHLQWKPHITIWSTCWKHDDHGKFCLSFKLHGVGRSFVDWTANSMPSNQSEVMQTKLTSSYPFVSSSGSLNNLHAENDNLGLVNKQGMVSSSMVISETFFVPYAVVYGFSSGEIEMVRFDLLEGLASLGGSPRHEAKSYMSRQLFLGHTGAVLCLAAHRMVGVAKGWSFNQVLVSGSMDCTVRIWDLDTGNLITVMHQHVGPVRQIILPPAHTYRPWSDCFLSVGEDSCVTLASLETLRAERIFPGHPSYPAKVVWDTGRGYIACLCRNHSGTSDTVDILYIWDVKTGARERVLRGTASHSMFDHFCQGISMNSISGSALNGNTSVSSLLLPVIEDGASMHSHFNSSDKLATSSNVLPGNTAESNTSRVSKGDSEKLFSAPQMAIQSRKHPITCSCPFPGIAALSFDLASLVFPYQKDDLIPNSRDKKEDNGGKGQGFETLSPQHKPVDNGSGVHSTSNDTVQEIEWIRTLEECLLRFSLGFLHLWNVDSELDNLLITDLNLKRPDNFFLASGFQGDKGSLTLTFPNLNAILELWRMSSEFCAIRSLTMVSLAQRMISLSHASSNASSALAAFYTRNFAEKIPDIKPPLLQLLVSFWQDESEHVRMAARSLFHCAASRAIPLPLCSQKANGHLNLSSISGPGETEHVNSNIEEASTNLLSFKSEELNIHAWLESFEMQDWISCVGGTSQDAMTSHIIVAAALAIWYPSLVKPCLAMLVVHPLMKLVMAMNEKYSSTAAELLAEGMESTWKECISSEIPRLIGDIFFQIECVSGPSAYSSAQNLAVSIGLRDTLVGVLLPSLAMADVPGFLAVMESQIWSTASDSPVHLVSLMTLMRVVRGSPRHLAQYLDKVIDFILLTVDPSNSVMRKTCFQSSMSALKEVARAFPMVALNDTWTKLAVGDVIGEKNNASIRVYDMQSIIKIKILDASGPPGLPNLLAASSEMKLVTAISALNFSPDGEGLVAFSEHGLMIRWWSLGSVWWEKLSRNLVPVQCTKLIFVPPWEGFSPNSTRSSIMASIMGHDGQANIQENAKGLSQADNLKLLIHNLELSYRLEWVGERKVHLTRHGHELGTFQL; from the exons ATGAAGTGCCGATCCGTCGCGTGCATATGGTCCGCCACGCCTCCCTCTCACCGAGTCACCGCCGCCGCCGTCC CACCACCCCCGACTCTCTACACCGGCGGATCCGATGGCTCCCTCATCTGGTGGAACCTCCACTCCTCTCATTCCACCTCG GAACTCGTGCCAATTGCTATGTTGTGCGGCCATGCTGCGGCCATAGCCGACCTGGCCATCTGCGACCCCCTTGCGGTTTCGGAGAGTGAGAAGAGGGACTCTTTGAGCAATGCTGAGCTGAACTCCAGCTGCGGCGCGTTGATAAGTGCTTGTGTTGATGGCATGCTGTGTGTGTGGAGTAGAAGCAGCGGGCATTGCCGGCGGAGGAGGAAGTTGCCGCCTTGGGTGGGCAGTCCTTCCATGGTTAGGACGTTGCCTTCGAATCCACGGTATATGTGTGTTGCGTGCTGTTTTGTTGATACTGTCCATTTGAATGACCATCATTCGGTTGAGTCGAGTGAGGTTTTAGTTGATAGGGAGGCTCAGCATAAGAAGCCTTCCAAATGCACTGTGGTTGTTGTTGATTCGTATACTCTTAGCATTGTGCAAACTATTTTTCATGGAAACTTGTCCATCGGGTCATTGAAGTTTATGGATGTAGTTTTGTTGACCGAGGATCAGGAGAAACATTCTGTAGTTATGGCTGATTCATTTGGTCGGTTACAGTTGGTTTCACTACCAAAGGAGCCGCACCAAGATAGGGAGGGAGGGACTGGTTCGCATACAGGTTCTCAGATGGAAAACACGGTTTGTGCTGAGGGATTAAGTGAGGGAGGACAGGTAATGTCAATAGCGACCTGTGAGAATGTTATTGCCTTTGTGTTAAAAAGTCGCTGCATATTTAGGCTATTGCCTACTGGTACTATAATAGGAGAGATTTCTTTCATGGACAACAATCTCGTTTGTAAAGAAAGTAACTCCACTCAGTCACATTTTGTGGGAGGGATCTTTCTTAAAACTGAAGATCTAGAAGCCCAAGAACCCCATGGAATCTTTTCAAGAACTTTTGCTGTTTGGAATAACACAGGTCTTTCAATTGTCTACTTGATATCCTATGTCAGAGATACTTTCAAGTGCGAGCGTCTTTGTGAGATTCCTGCTTCCACTTATCCTCTAGATGTGAGACTATCAGTCAGCTTCATTCAGTTGAGCCATTATATTCTTCGGATTGAATCAGTTTACTTAATTGGTGAAGAACATTTGCAGTGGAAACCCCACATCACGATATGGTCTACATGTTGGAAACATGATGACCATGGTAAATTCTGCCTATCATTTAAACTGCATGGAGTAGGCCGTTCTTTTGTTGACTGGACTGCAAATTCTATGCCAAGTAATCAATCTGAGGTTATGCAGACCAAACTGACTTCTTCATACCCTTTTGTTTCAAGCTCCGGAAGTTTAAATAATTTACATGCAGAAAATGACAATCTTGGCTTAGTTAATAAGCAAGGGATGGTGTCTTCTTCCATGGTTATCTCAGAAACTTTCTTTGTTCCTTATGCTGTTGTGTATGGCTTCTCTAGTGGAGAAATAGAAATGGTACGGTTTGATTTGTTGGAGGGCCTGGCTTCTCTTGGTGGAAGTCCGCGTCATGAGGCGAAGTCATATATGTCCAGACAGCTCTTTTTGGGGCACACAGGTGCTGTGCTCTGCTTGGCAGCACACAGGATGGTAGGTGTTGCCAAAGGATGGAGTTTCAATCAGGTTTTGGTGTCTGGAAGCATGGATTGCACAGTCCGCATATGGGATCTTGACACTGGGAATCTTATCACAGTAATGCACCAGCATGTGGGCCCAGTTCGCCAAATAATTCTTCCCCCAGCTCATACTTACCGTCCTTGGAGCGACTGTTTTCTCTCAGTTGGGGAGGACTCATGTGTAACACTTGCTTCTCTCGAGACTTTGCGAGCAGAGAGAATTTTTCCTGGACATCCCAGCTATCCTGCAAAAGTTGTATGGGACACTGGAAGAGGTTATATTGCATGCTTGTGCCGAAACCATTCAGGAACATCTGATACCGTTGATATCTTGTACATATGGGATGTAAAGACAGGTGCTCGAGAGCGGGTCCTTCGAGGGACGGCATCTCATTCAATGTTTGACCATTTCTGTCAAGGCATCAGCATGAATTCCATTTCTGGCAGTGCATTGAATGGAAATACCTCGGTTTCTTCATTACTTCTTCCAGTAATTGAAGATGGGGCTTCTATGCACTCTCATTTCAATAGTTCGGACAAATTGGCCACTTCATCAAATGTGTTGCCTGGTAATACTGCTGAGTCCAACACTTCCAGAGTCAGTAAAGGTGATTCTGAAAAATTATTTTCAGCCCCTCAAATGGCCATTCAGAGCCGCAAGCATCCAATCACATGCTCTTGCCCTTTCCCAGGAATTGCTGCTCTCAGTTTTGATCTTGCATCATTAGTGTTTCCTTATCAGAAGGATGACCTTATACCAAATAGCCGTGATAAGAAAGAGGATAATGGTGGCAAGGGACAGGGATTTGAGACACTAAGTCCCCAGCACAAGCCTGTAGATAATGGTTCTGGTGTGCATTCGACCTCAAATGATACTGTTCAAGAGATTGAATGGATTAGAACACTTGAAGAATGTTTACTTCGATTTAGCTTGGGATTCTTGCATTTGTGGAATGTAGATTCTGAGCTTGATAACTTGCTTATAACTGATCTAAATCTGAAGAGACCAGATAATTTTTTTCTCGCTTCTGGTTTTCAAGGTGACAAAGGGTCTTTGACGTTGACATTTCCTAATTTGAATGCTATTCTTGAG CTCTGGAGAATGTCATCGGAGTTTTGTGCAATCAGGTCACTGACAATGGTGTCTCTTGCCCAACGCATGATTAGCTTGTCGCATGCCAGTTCAAATGCCAGCAG TGCGTTAGCAGCATTTTATACTAGGAACTTTGCAGAGAAAATTCCAGATATAAAGCCGCCTTTACTTCAG CTTTTGGTGAGTTTTTGGCAAGACGAAAGTGAACATGTACGTATGGCTGCACGCTCTTTATTCCACTGTGCTGCTTCTCGAGCAATTCCACTTCCCCTATGCAGTCAAAAAGCTAATGGCCACTTGAATCTGAGCTCTATAAGTGGTCCTGGGGAGACTGAACATGTAAATTCAAACATAGAAGAAGCATCTACCAACTTATTGTCTTTTAAGTCTGAAGAATTGAATATACATGCATGGCTGGAATCATTTGAAATGCAAGACTGGATTTCTTGTGTTGGGGGGACAAGCCAAGATGCGATGACATCTCATATTATTGTTGCAGCAGCATTGGCTATCTGGTACCCTAGTCTTGTAAAGCCATGTCTTGCCATGCTAGTAGTTCATCCATTGATGAAGCTGGTTATGGCCATGAATGAGAAATATAGTTCAACCGCAGCAGAGCTCCTTGCTGAAGGTATGGAGAGTACATGGAAAGAATGCATCAGTTCTGAAATACCTCGTCTGATTGGGGATATATTTTTCCAGATAGAGTGTGTAAGTGGCCCATCTGCCTATTCATCCGCACAAAATTTGGCTGTTTCAATTGGCCTTCGAGACACATTGGTTGGTGTTCTTCTTCCAAGTTTAGCTATGGCTGATGTACCAGGGTTTTTAGCTGTTATGGAGAGCCAAATCTGGTCTACTGCATCTGATTCACCTGTTCATTTAGTATCTCTAATGACTCTGATGAGGGTTGTGCGTGGTTCTCCAAGACACCTGGCTCAATACCTAGATAAG GTTATTGACTTCATATTACTAACTGTCGACCCTAGCAACTCAGTCATGCGCAAAACTTGCTTTCAAAGTTCAATGTCTGCTTTAAAGGAAGTTGCACGTGCATTTCCTATGGTAGCGCTGAATGATACATGGACCAAGTTGGCTGTTGGTGATGTGATTGGAGAGAAAAACAATGCTAGCATTCGGGTGTATGACATGCAAAG TATTATAAAGATAAAAATTTTGGATGCAAGCGGACCTCCCGGACTTCCAAATTTGCTTGCGGCCAGTTCAGAAATGAAATTAGTTACTGCAATTTCAGCTTTGAACTTCTCCCCAGATGGAGAG GGGTTGGTTGCTTTTTCGGAGCATGGGTTGATGATCAGATGGTGGTCATTGGGATCTGTGTGGTGGGAGAAACTGAGTCGAAATTTAGTTCCTGTCCAGTGCACAAAATTAATCTTTGTTCCCCCTTGGGAGGGATTCTCACCTAATTCTACGAGGTCAAGCATAATGGCAAGCATTATGGGACATGATGGGCAAGCCAATATCCAG GAGAATGCAAAAGGTTTGAGTCAGGCGGACAATTTGAAACTATTGATTCATAATCTCGAACTATCTTATCGACTAGAATGGGTTGGTGAACGAAAAGTACATCTTACGAGGCATGGCCATGAGTTAGGCACTTTCCAGTTGTAA